Proteins from a genomic interval of Anas platyrhynchos isolate ZD024472 breed Pekin duck chromosome 4, IASCAAS_PekinDuck_T2T, whole genome shotgun sequence:
- the DKK2 gene encoding dickkopf-related protein 2 isoform X3 — protein MPGRAAVLIVESSQLDSSSAKVNSIKSTLMGEAPTQATNRSAGIHQGLTLASSKKGKMLEQMRKPPKHYHRQGEEDTKPIGMSEEKTSQQTMPFIRKQSGNVTLSQAYPCTNDKECEVGRYCHSPHQATSACMICRRKKKRCHRDGMCCPGNRCNNGICVPVTESILTPHIPALDGPRNKKNGHYASKDLGWQNLGRPQSKLSHIKGHEGDPCLRSSDCIEGHCCARHFWTKICKPVLHQGEVCTKQRKKGSHGLEIFQRCDCAKGLSCKVWKDATSSSKSRLHVCQKI, from the exons ATGCCAGGAAGAG CCGCGGTCCTGATCGTGGAGAGCTCCCAGCTAGACAGCTCCAGCGCCAAGGTGAACTCCATCAAGTCCACCCTGATGGGGGAGGCTCCAACTCAGGCAACCAACAGATCCGCAGGCATCCACCAGGGACTGACGCTTGCTAGCAGTAAGAAGGGCAAAATGCTAGAGCAGATGAGAAAACCTCCCAAGCACTATCACCGGCAAGGAGAG GAGGATACAAAACCAATTGGCATGTCTGAGGAGAAAACATCTCAGCAAACGATGCCCTTCATCAGAAAACAATCTGGAAATGTGACGCTATCACAG GCCTATCCTTGCACCAACGATAAGGAATGTGAAGTCGGGCGGTACTGTCACAGTCCTCATCAAGCAACATCTGCATGCATGATATGCCGGAGGAAGAAGAAGCGTTGCCACAGAGATGGAATGTGCTGCCCTGGGAATCGCTGCAACAATG GTATTTGCGTACCTGTAACTGAAAGCATCCTTACGCCTCACATCCCTGCTCTAGACGGGCCCCGCAACAAGAAGAATGGTCATTATGCTAGCAAGGATTTGGGATGGCAAAACTTAGGGAGGCCGCAGTCCAAGCTGTCACACATAAAAG GACACGAAGGCGATCCCTGCCTGCGGTCATCAGACTGTATTGAAGGACACTGCTGTGCTCGCCATTTCTGGACCAAAATTTGCAAGCCTGTGTTGCATCAGGGGGAGGTGTGCACCAAACAGCGCAAGAAAGGCTCCCATGGACTGGAGATTTTCCAACGATGTGACTGTGCCAAGGGGCTGTCTTGCAAAGTATGGAAAGACGCGACCTCCTCTTCTAAATCACGGCTTCACGTATGTCAGAAAATCTGA
- the DKK2 gene encoding dickkopf-related protein 2 isoform X4, protein MIMLMWNKCSCCLLLLAAVLIVESSQLDSSSAKVNSIKSTLMGEAPTQATNRSAGIHQGLTLASSKKGKMLEQMRKPPKHYHRQGEAYPCTNDKECEVGRYCHSPHQATSACMICRRKKKRCHRDGMCCPGNRCNNGICVPVTESILTPHIPALDGPRNKKNGHYASKDLGWQNLGRPQSKLSHIKGHEGDPCLRSSDCIEGHCCARHFWTKICKPVLHQGEVCTKQRKKGSHGLEIFQRCDCAKGLSCKVWKDATSSSKSRLHVCQKI, encoded by the exons atgATCATGCTGATGTGGAATAAGTGCTCCTGCTGTCTCCTCTTACTAGCCGCGGTCCTGATCGTGGAGAGCTCCCAGCTAGACAGCTCCAGCGCCAAGGTGAACTCCATCAAGTCCACCCTGATGGGGGAGGCTCCAACTCAGGCAACCAACAGATCCGCAGGCATCCACCAGGGACTGACGCTTGCTAGCAGTAAGAAGGGCAAAATGCTAGAGCAGATGAGAAAACCTCCCAAGCACTATCACCGGCAAGGAGAG GCCTATCCTTGCACCAACGATAAGGAATGTGAAGTCGGGCGGTACTGTCACAGTCCTCATCAAGCAACATCTGCATGCATGATATGCCGGAGGAAGAAGAAGCGTTGCCACAGAGATGGAATGTGCTGCCCTGGGAATCGCTGCAACAATG GTATTTGCGTACCTGTAACTGAAAGCATCCTTACGCCTCACATCCCTGCTCTAGACGGGCCCCGCAACAAGAAGAATGGTCATTATGCTAGCAAGGATTTGGGATGGCAAAACTTAGGGAGGCCGCAGTCCAAGCTGTCACACATAAAAG GACACGAAGGCGATCCCTGCCTGCGGTCATCAGACTGTATTGAAGGACACTGCTGTGCTCGCCATTTCTGGACCAAAATTTGCAAGCCTGTGTTGCATCAGGGGGAGGTGTGCACCAAACAGCGCAAGAAAGGCTCCCATGGACTGGAGATTTTCCAACGATGTGACTGTGCCAAGGGGCTGTCTTGCAAAGTATGGAAAGACGCGACCTCCTCTTCTAAATCACGGCTTCACGTATGTCAGAAAATCTGA
- the DKK2 gene encoding dickkopf-related protein 2 isoform X5: MGEAPTQATNRSAGIHQGLTLASSKKGKMLEQMRKPPKHYHRQGEEDTKPIGMSEEKTSQQTMPFIRKQSGNVTLSQAYPCTNDKECEVGRYCHSPHQATSACMICRRKKKRCHRDGMCCPGNRCNNGICVPVTESILTPHIPALDGPRNKKNGHYASKDLGWQNLGRPQSKLSHIKGHEGDPCLRSSDCIEGHCCARHFWTKICKPVLHQGEVCTKQRKKGSHGLEIFQRCDCAKGLSCKVWKDATSSSKSRLHVCQKI, from the exons ATGGGGGAGGCTCCAACTCAGGCAACCAACAGATCCGCAGGCATCCACCAGGGACTGACGCTTGCTAGCAGTAAGAAGGGCAAAATGCTAGAGCAGATGAGAAAACCTCCCAAGCACTATCACCGGCAAGGAGAG GAGGATACAAAACCAATTGGCATGTCTGAGGAGAAAACATCTCAGCAAACGATGCCCTTCATCAGAAAACAATCTGGAAATGTGACGCTATCACAG GCCTATCCTTGCACCAACGATAAGGAATGTGAAGTCGGGCGGTACTGTCACAGTCCTCATCAAGCAACATCTGCATGCATGATATGCCGGAGGAAGAAGAAGCGTTGCCACAGAGATGGAATGTGCTGCCCTGGGAATCGCTGCAACAATG GTATTTGCGTACCTGTAACTGAAAGCATCCTTACGCCTCACATCCCTGCTCTAGACGGGCCCCGCAACAAGAAGAATGGTCATTATGCTAGCAAGGATTTGGGATGGCAAAACTTAGGGAGGCCGCAGTCCAAGCTGTCACACATAAAAG GACACGAAGGCGATCCCTGCCTGCGGTCATCAGACTGTATTGAAGGACACTGCTGTGCTCGCCATTTCTGGACCAAAATTTGCAAGCCTGTGTTGCATCAGGGGGAGGTGTGCACCAAACAGCGCAAGAAAGGCTCCCATGGACTGGAGATTTTCCAACGATGTGACTGTGCCAAGGGGCTGTCTTGCAAAGTATGGAAAGACGCGACCTCCTCTTCTAAATCACGGCTTCACGTATGTCAGAAAATCTGA